One region of Mesobacillus boroniphilus genomic DNA includes:
- a CDS encoding FAD-dependent oxidoreductase: MSEKFDVIVVGAGPAGTSCAYNCAKNGLKVMLIERGEYPGSKNVMGGVLYRKQMEDIIPEFWKEAPLERPVVEQRFWMMDKESVVQLGYKGLEWAAEPYNNFTVLRAHFDQWFAQKAVEQGALLINETVVTECIVENGKVVGVRTDRPDGEAFADVVVLADGVNSLLSKQLGFHREFRPDEVALTVMEVINLPKDKINERFNLEGNHGTTIEIFGDSTKGNLGTAFLYTNKESLNIGVGTTLSSMIKAKLKPYELLDYLKKHPMVRPYLEGGESAEYLAHLIPEGGFHSVPRVAGNGVLVVGDAAQLVNAIHREGSNMAMASGQMAAEAIVEAKKDGDFSERSLNRYKEALFGSFIIKDLEKYKDAAHTFETYPQYFKEYLPMMNKAMSKFFTVDGTPKREKQKEIMRSVTAEKGTFKVMQDIYRAWKAVK, from the coding sequence ATGTCTGAAAAATTTGATGTAATCGTCGTAGGAGCCGGCCCTGCTGGAACTTCATGTGCCTACAACTGTGCCAAAAACGGACTAAAAGTAATGTTGATCGAGCGCGGTGAATACCCAGGCTCAAAGAATGTGATGGGTGGAGTCCTTTACCGCAAACAGATGGAGGACATCATTCCTGAGTTTTGGAAGGAAGCGCCTTTGGAGCGGCCTGTAGTTGAACAGCGATTCTGGATGATGGATAAAGAATCAGTTGTCCAGTTAGGTTACAAAGGTCTTGAATGGGCAGCTGAACCATATAATAACTTTACAGTACTGCGTGCGCATTTTGACCAATGGTTCGCACAAAAAGCAGTTGAACAAGGTGCATTATTGATAAATGAAACGGTTGTCACTGAATGTATCGTAGAAAATGGCAAGGTTGTAGGTGTGCGTACCGATCGCCCTGATGGAGAAGCATTTGCAGACGTTGTCGTGCTTGCAGACGGAGTGAACTCGCTGCTTTCCAAGCAGCTTGGCTTCCACAGGGAATTCCGTCCTGATGAAGTTGCCCTGACGGTTATGGAAGTCATCAATCTGCCGAAGGACAAAATCAATGAACGCTTCAATCTCGAAGGAAATCACGGAACAACGATTGAGATTTTTGGTGATTCAACCAAGGGCAATCTTGGTACTGCCTTCCTTTATACAAACAAAGAAAGCTTGAACATCGGAGTTGGAACCACACTATCAAGCATGATCAAAGCCAAGTTAAAGCCATATGAGCTGCTTGATTACTTGAAGAAACATCCAATGGTCCGTCCTTATCTCGAGGGAGGGGAATCAGCAGAGTACCTGGCTCACTTGATACCTGAAGGAGGATTCCATTCCGTTCCGAGAGTTGCGGGCAATGGTGTGCTTGTAGTAGGAGATGCTGCCCAGCTAGTCAATGCCATTCACCGTGAGGGCTCTAACATGGCGATGGCTTCGGGACAAATGGCTGCAGAAGCAATCGTTGAGGCCAAAAAAGATGGCGACTTCAGTGAGAGAAGCCTGAATCGCTATAAGGAAGCATTATTCGGAAGCTTCATCATTAAGGACCTTGAAAAATATAAGGATGCAGCACATACATTTGAGACCTATCCACAATACTTCAAGGAATACCTGCCAATGATGAACAAAGCAATGAGCAAGTTCTTTACAGTTGATGGAACACCGAAGAGGGAAAAGCAAAAGGAAATCATGCGCAGCGTAACGGCCGAAAAAGGAACCTTTAAGGTTATGCAAGACATCTATCGTGCCTGGAAGGCGGTGAAATAA
- a CDS encoding electron transfer flavoprotein subunit alpha/FixB family protein: protein MEENQGVWVFIEVNDGTIEGVSLELLGAGRKLADKLEVPLSGVMLGQGVMPLANEVIYAGADQVYVVDHPVLKNYRTESYMKGVCVLAEKYKPEIFLYGATPNGKDLASAVATDLSTGLTADTTMLDVDVEKRLLEASRPAFGGNIMATILCKKHRPQMATVRPKVMKALEPDEGRKGIIIEEELELREEDMRTKVLRIVKDVTKKASLAEAHVIVAGGKGLGDIQGFQLIHELAEVIGASVGGTRDVVEAGWLKHEQQIGQTGETVTPKIYFAIGISGAIQHVEGMKNSELIIAINKDANAPIFDVATYGIVGDAMEIVPKLIKQFKELSKEKGGEMSYV, encoded by the coding sequence ATGGAAGAAAACCAGGGCGTCTGGGTATTCATTGAAGTAAATGATGGAACGATTGAAGGGGTTTCACTGGAATTGCTAGGTGCGGGAAGAAAGCTTGCAGACAAGCTGGAAGTGCCGCTTTCCGGAGTGATGCTCGGGCAAGGCGTCATGCCTTTAGCTAATGAAGTTATCTATGCTGGTGCAGATCAAGTATATGTCGTTGATCATCCGGTCCTTAAGAATTACCGGACTGAATCATATATGAAGGGTGTCTGTGTACTGGCTGAAAAATATAAACCGGAAATCTTCCTTTATGGAGCAACACCAAATGGAAAAGACCTGGCGAGTGCTGTTGCAACGGATTTAAGTACAGGTTTGACAGCAGACACGACGATGCTCGATGTCGATGTTGAGAAAAGATTGCTAGAGGCAAGCCGTCCTGCGTTTGGCGGAAATATAATGGCAACCATTCTATGTAAGAAACACAGGCCGCAAATGGCAACGGTAAGGCCTAAGGTGATGAAAGCCCTCGAACCAGATGAAGGCAGGAAGGGAATCATCATTGAAGAAGAGTTAGAACTTCGGGAAGAAGATATGCGTACAAAAGTGCTTAGAATTGTGAAGGATGTAACAAAAAAAGCAAGCCTTGCAGAAGCCCATGTCATCGTGGCCGGCGGAAAAGGATTAGGCGACATCCAGGGATTCCAGCTAATTCATGAGTTAGCGGAAGTAATTGGTGCTAGTGTCGGGGGCACAAGGGATGTCGTTGAGGCAGGATGGCTGAAGCATGAGCAGCAAATCGGCCAGACTGGCGAGACCGTCACTCCGAAAATCTATTTTGCCATTGGCATCTCAGGGGCAATCCAGCATGTAGAAGGAATGAAGAATTCTGAATTGATCATCGCAATCAACAAGGATGCGAATGCTCCAATTTTCGATGTTGCCACATATGGCATTGTCGGCGATGCAATGGAAATTGTGCCGAAACTAATTAAGCAGTTCAAAGAGCTCAGCAAAGAGAAGGGCGGGGAAATGAGCTATGTCTGA
- a CDS encoding 1,2-dihydroxy-3-keto-5-methylthiopentene dioxygenase, which yields MAFIVKQNTQERIVDEQQVEAFLNAQEVIYEKWEINKLPANLQEKFLLTDEEKQQILEAFKTEIEHISARRGYKAQDVISLSDNTPNLDQLLANFKQEHHHTDDEVRFIVSGHGVFVIQGKDGEFFEVFLNPGDLISVPENTRHYFTLQDDRQVVAVRIFVTTEGWVPIYEEEKVSQ from the coding sequence ATGGCATTTATCGTAAAGCAAAACACACAGGAGAGAATCGTTGATGAGCAGCAGGTAGAAGCTTTTCTGAACGCACAGGAAGTTATCTATGAAAAGTGGGAGATCAATAAGCTGCCAGCAAACCTTCAGGAAAAGTTCCTGTTAACTGACGAGGAAAAACAGCAAATCCTTGAAGCGTTCAAAACGGAGATTGAACACATTTCCGCACGCAGAGGCTACAAGGCCCAGGACGTCATTTCATTATCAGACAATACACCGAACCTTGACCAGTTGCTTGCGAATTTCAAGCAGGAACACCATCACACGGATGATGAAGTAAGATTCATTGTCAGCGGCCATGGAGTATTTGTCATTCAGGGCAAGGACGGAGAGTTTTTTGAAGTATTCCTTAATCCAGGAGACCTGATCTCTGTTCCTGAAAACACTCGTCACTACTTCACGCTTCAGGATGACCGCCAGGTAGTTGCGGTAAGAATTTTCGTTACAACTGAGGGCTGGGTGCCAATTTACGAAGAGGAAAAAGTCAGCCAGTAA
- a CDS encoding TPM domain-containing protein yields the protein MSQNRFPGLAAILGILLLLLPTGAIAAPNEIPAPVGDIYVQDFANVLSENEEIQLKNIGSSIDNQTTTQIAVLTVDSIGESSIEEYSVEAYRKFGLGTEENDNGVLLIIAMQEKKIRIEVGYGLEGVIPDGKAGRILDEYAIPHLQNGQPSLAVMNTYQALANEVSATNEFGSAPRDDQQQDFPIPSWLLIIIVIGVVVLDFMFFGGTLTYLLLSIMSRGGRGGGPRGGGDGSSGGGGASRGW from the coding sequence ATGAGCCAGAACAGATTCCCTGGCCTGGCAGCAATACTTGGCATCCTGCTATTGCTGCTTCCCACCGGGGCAATCGCCGCACCAAATGAGATACCTGCACCAGTTGGGGATATATATGTACAGGATTTCGCCAATGTTTTAAGCGAGAACGAGGAAATCCAATTAAAAAATATCGGAAGTTCAATTGACAACCAGACTACCACACAGATTGCTGTCCTTACCGTCGACTCGATCGGTGAGTCAAGCATAGAGGAATACTCCGTCGAAGCTTACCGTAAATTTGGACTTGGAACGGAAGAGAATGATAATGGCGTGCTGCTTATAATAGCTATGCAGGAGAAAAAAATCAGGATTGAAGTCGGCTATGGACTTGAGGGAGTCATTCCCGACGGCAAAGCAGGGAGAATCCTTGATGAATATGCCATTCCTCATCTGCAAAATGGCCAGCCTAGCCTTGCTGTCATGAATACGTATCAAGCGCTTGCTAACGAGGTATCAGCTACAAATGAATTCGGGAGTGCTCCGCGTGATGACCAGCAGCAGGACTTTCCAATACCATCCTGGCTGCTCATCATCATTGTAATCGGCGTGGTGGTCCTCGATTTTATGTTCTTCGGGGGCACCCTAACCTACCTCTTGTTATCAATCATGTCGAGAGGCGGCCGTGGAGGTGGACCTCGAGGAGGCGGCGATGGATCTTCCGGAGGCGGCGGTGCCAGCCGCGGTTGGTAA
- a CDS encoding MFS transporter, whose translation MNQSAAAVRAKPQNQNDTAYKILFIIGLVHLLNDSIQSVIPAMFPILEKSMGLSFTQLGMIAFSLNIVSSILQPLIGMATDKKPMPYALPLGLTSTMFGVLGLAFASSFGFVILSVLFIGLGSAVFHPEGSRVAYMAAGPRRGLAQSIYQVGGNSGQALAPLITALILVPLGQFGAVWFTLVAAVAVGLLLYIASWYSQKLDYDKIAAKAKQASKQVNKGISKNIKIALILILFLIFARSWYISGMTNFYAFYAIDKYGLSIKEAQMFLFAFLVAGAFGTFFGGPLADRFGKKNIIFLSMIATAPLSAIIPFVPAAGAFLLLTVSGFILMSSFSVTVVYAQELVPGKIGTMAGLTVGLAFGMGAIGSVGLGYLADLIGLPMMIISVGFLPLLGILTMFLPTDEKLAEWNN comes from the coding sequence ATGAACCAATCAGCTGCCGCCGTTAGAGCGAAACCGCAGAATCAAAACGATACAGCGTATAAAATACTCTTCATCATCGGGTTAGTACATTTATTGAATGATTCCATTCAATCCGTCATTCCTGCCATGTTCCCAATTCTTGAAAAATCGATGGGTCTTTCATTCACCCAACTAGGGATGATCGCCTTTTCTTTAAATATCGTTTCTTCCATTCTTCAGCCTTTAATTGGAATGGCAACTGACAAAAAACCAATGCCTTATGCCCTGCCGCTAGGTTTGACCTCGACAATGTTCGGTGTTCTCGGTCTCGCATTCGCTTCGAGTTTTGGGTTTGTTATTCTTTCAGTTTTATTCATCGGTCTTGGTTCAGCTGTTTTCCATCCAGAAGGATCCCGTGTAGCCTATATGGCAGCCGGCCCACGCAGGGGATTGGCACAGTCCATTTACCAGGTCGGAGGCAATTCAGGGCAGGCACTTGCACCGTTGATCACAGCCCTTATACTCGTACCATTAGGACAGTTCGGGGCAGTCTGGTTCACACTTGTCGCAGCTGTTGCCGTGGGATTGCTACTATATATCGCTTCCTGGTATAGCCAGAAACTGGATTATGACAAGATAGCGGCCAAAGCGAAGCAAGCTAGCAAACAGGTAAACAAGGGAATATCGAAAAATATCAAAATCGCCCTTATTCTCATTTTATTCCTGATTTTTGCCCGGTCCTGGTATATTTCGGGTATGACGAATTTCTACGCATTTTATGCAATCGACAAATATGGCTTATCGATTAAAGAAGCTCAAATGTTTTTGTTTGCGTTCCTCGTCGCTGGCGCGTTCGGAACTTTCTTCGGCGGCCCGCTCGCTGATCGTTTTGGAAAGAAAAATATCATTTTTCTTTCAATGATCGCGACTGCGCCTTTGTCAGCAATTATTCCATTTGTTCCGGCAGCCGGTGCATTTCTCCTGCTGACGGTAAGCGGCTTTATCCTGATGTCGAGTTTTTCAGTTACAGTTGTATATGCCCAGGAGCTTGTTCCGGGTAAAATCGGTACGATGGCTGGCCTGACAGTAGGCCTCGCATTCGGGATGGGTGCCATTGGGTCTGTCGGACTCGGATATCTTGCTGACTTGATTGGATTGCCAATGATGATCATCAGTGTCGGATTCCTCCCCTTGCTCGGAATACTGACCATGTTCCTTCCAACAGATGAAAAACTTGCTGAATGGAACAATTAA
- a CDS encoding ferredoxin family protein — MSTTNIEEKQFLLRFKCDTKSHLTVLDHDVCMTQCPDKLCTVFCPAEVYKWEGKRMQVGYEGCHECGSCRIGCPYQNIKWEYPKGGHGIVFRLA, encoded by the coding sequence ATGTCAACGACAAACATCGAGGAAAAACAATTTCTTTTAAGGTTTAAGTGTGACACGAAATCGCATCTGACAGTTTTGGACCATGACGTCTGCATGACTCAGTGCCCTGACAAACTCTGTACCGTATTTTGCCCGGCTGAAGTATACAAGTGGGAAGGAAAGAGAATGCAGGTAGGCTATGAAGGCTGTCATGAATGCGGCAGCTGCCGGATCGGCTGCCCTTACCAGAATATCAAATGGGAATATCCAAAAGGCGGACACGGAATCGTATTCAGGCTAGCTTAA
- a CDS encoding electron transfer flavoprotein subunit beta/FixA family protein, translated as MHIVVCVKQVPDTKIIKINPKTNTLDRRSAPAILNPYDAHAVQEAVKIRNKTGGTISVLSMGPPQAVAVIKKSVEIGANQGYLISDRAFAGADTLATSYALSKALEKISKDNPIDLVICGKHAIDGDTGQVGPGIARRLDIPPITNVIEVSEVNKEEKYVHIKRKQIDGYEVLQSQLPCLLTVEKEINDIEYAPLTNMINAARYEPVIWSVNDLEDVDKTQLGLKGSPTIVGKMFSPPKLEGGKRIEGNPDSQVEQLMGILMERKDLLKLKTANS; from the coding sequence ATGCACATTGTCGTATGTGTCAAGCAAGTGCCCGATACAAAGATCATCAAAATCAATCCTAAGACTAATACTCTGGACAGGCGAAGCGCACCAGCAATTTTGAACCCTTATGATGCTCACGCCGTACAGGAAGCAGTCAAGATCAGGAACAAAACAGGCGGAACGATTTCTGTTCTTTCAATGGGACCGCCACAGGCTGTAGCTGTTATTAAGAAAAGTGTTGAAATTGGCGCAAATCAGGGATACCTGATTTCAGACAGGGCGTTTGCGGGTGCAGATACCCTGGCTACAAGCTATGCGCTCTCCAAAGCGCTGGAAAAAATATCGAAGGATAATCCGATAGACCTGGTCATCTGCGGTAAGCATGCGATTGATGGTGACACAGGACAGGTAGGACCTGGAATTGCACGCAGGCTTGATATACCGCCAATTACGAATGTTATTGAAGTTTCAGAGGTTAATAAAGAAGAGAAATATGTTCATATCAAACGTAAGCAAATAGATGGATACGAGGTTCTTCAATCACAGCTTCCTTGCTTACTGACTGTCGAAAAGGAGATTAATGACATAGAGTATGCGCCGCTTACAAATATGATCAATGCAGCACGATATGAGCCGGTCATCTGGTCTGTGAACGATCTTGAGGATGTTGATAAGACCCAGCTGGGATTAAAAGGATCTCCAACGATTGTCGGCAAGATGTTCAGTCCGCCAAAGCTTGAAGGCGGAAAGAGAATTGAAGGCAACCCTGATTCTCAAGTAGAACAGCTTATGGGAATTTTAATGGAAAGAAAAGATTTATTGAAATTAAAAACAGCCAACTCTTGA
- the mtnW gene encoding 2,3-diketo-5-methylthiopentyl-1-phosphate enolase yields the protein MSEITATYIVHDAKHNPEKKAEGIALGLTVGSWTDLPELDQKQLKKHKGRVVSVEGSSLDSNSETVATIKIAYPALNFSPDLPAILTTVFGKLSLDGKVKLVDLEFGEELKKEFPGPRFGIEGIRKKLGVHDRPLLMSIFKGVIGRDMDFLLKQLKEQSLGGVDLIKDDEILFENELTPFEKRIALGKQVLDEVYESTGHRTLYAANLTGRTSQLRDKARKAAELGADAFLFNVFAYGLDVLQELREDDEIGIPIMAHPAVSGALTSADEYGFSHSLLLGKLLRYAGADFSLFPSPYGSVALEKQQAISIAEALTAEDQFKRTFPVPSAGIHPGMVPLLVKDFGVDSIINAGGGVHGHPGGAKGGGKAFRQAIETVLQGKSLEEGALEHDELKTAISLWGSAEAVAK from the coding sequence AAAGCAGAGGGAATCGCCCTTGGATTGACAGTGGGATCCTGGACTGACTTGCCTGAACTGGACCAAAAACAATTAAAAAAACATAAGGGGAGAGTTGTATCTGTAGAAGGTTCAAGCCTGGACAGCAATTCAGAGACGGTGGCAACAATCAAAATCGCTTATCCTGCCCTCAATTTTTCACCAGACCTGCCGGCAATTTTAACAACGGTATTTGGAAAACTTTCGCTTGATGGCAAGGTTAAATTGGTCGACCTTGAATTTGGAGAAGAATTAAAAAAAGAATTCCCTGGTCCCCGCTTTGGAATTGAAGGAATCAGGAAAAAGCTTGGTGTACACGACCGGCCATTGCTTATGAGTATCTTCAAGGGTGTCATCGGACGTGATATGGACTTTCTGTTAAAACAGCTGAAAGAACAGAGCCTCGGAGGAGTTGACCTGATCAAGGATGACGAAATCCTTTTTGAAAATGAGCTTACTCCTTTCGAAAAGAGGATCGCTCTTGGGAAACAGGTTCTGGATGAAGTCTATGAATCTACTGGACACAGAACCTTATATGCTGCCAACCTGACAGGAAGAACATCACAGTTGAGGGACAAAGCGAGAAAAGCGGCTGAACTTGGAGCCGACGCATTTTTGTTCAATGTATTTGCCTATGGCTTGGATGTTTTGCAGGAACTTAGGGAAGATGACGAAATCGGCATTCCAATCATGGCTCACCCTGCAGTAAGTGGCGCGCTTACATCGGCAGATGAATATGGTTTTTCACATTCCTTGCTTCTGGGAAAATTACTCCGTTATGCCGGAGCAGACTTCTCGCTGTTTCCGTCACCTTATGGAAGTGTTGCGCTCGAAAAGCAGCAGGCAATATCAATAGCTGAGGCACTGACTGCTGAGGATCAATTTAAAAGGACTTTCCCAGTTCCATCAGCAGGCATACATCCTGGAATGGTCCCGCTGCTTGTAAAAGATTTCGGAGTAGATTCTATTATTAATGCAGGTGGAGGCGTTCATGGCCATCCTGGTGGAGCCAAGGGCGGTGGCAAGGCATTCAGGCAGGCAATTGAAACAGTGCTTCAAGGAAAATCACTTGAAGAAGGCGCCCTTGAGCATGATGAGTTAAAGACTGCTATAAGTCTTTGGGGTTCGGCTGAGGCGGTGGCAAAGTGA
- a CDS encoding 2-hydroxy-3-keto-5-methylthiopentenyl-1-phosphate phosphatase: MRQPVIFCDFDGTVTEKDNIIAIMNEFGPEGWDGLKEAVLNRTISIREGVGKMFSLLPVTSKKEIVEFAVRNARIRHGFQEFLDYASKEGIPVYIVSGGIDFFIEPIIQQFGPIDGVYCNSSDFSGKTIKIEWPNSCDDQCSNDCGCCKPSIMRKLEQTGAYKIVIGDSVTDLEAAKKADFVLARDYLKDKCEEWEIPHRPFETFYDCIEALKTETGVKG, from the coding sequence GTGAGGCAGCCAGTGATTTTTTGCGACTTTGATGGAACAGTGACCGAAAAGGACAATATCATTGCAATCATGAATGAATTTGGGCCTGAAGGCTGGGACGGATTAAAAGAAGCAGTTCTTAACCGCACCATTTCTATAAGGGAAGGGGTAGGGAAAATGTTTTCCCTCCTTCCAGTCACCTCGAAGAAAGAAATCGTTGAGTTTGCGGTCCGGAATGCGAGGATTCGCCATGGTTTTCAGGAATTCCTGGATTATGCCAGCAAGGAAGGAATACCAGTATACATCGTAAGCGGCGGCATTGATTTTTTCATAGAACCTATCATTCAACAATTTGGCCCAATAGATGGCGTTTACTGTAACAGTTCTGATTTTTCTGGAAAAACAATAAAAATTGAGTGGCCAAACAGCTGCGATGATCAATGTTCAAATGATTGCGGCTGCTGCAAACCATCAATCATGAGAAAGCTGGAACAAACTGGAGCTTATAAAATCGTCATCGGTGACTCCGTGACGGATCTTGAAGCGGCAAAAAAAGCAGATTTTGTGCTGGCTAGAGATTACTTGAAAGATAAATGTGAAGAGTGGGAGATTCCACATAGACCATTTGAAACTTTTTACGACTGTATTGAAGCTCTTAAAACTGAGACAGGGGTGAAGGGATGA
- a CDS encoding phosphotransferase enzyme family protein, whose product MEKAVETLLTQELLDEFLERFSLEREVKKLGDFENYVFETSKNGQPYILRLTHSSHRNKEEILSELDWMRHLNKKGLSVPEVFSSESGLFVEEIPASDESMFYGCLTAKANGTAISVRSELFNRELFSKWGETTGRMHCATKSYKPSEGIKKRGSWDEDELLNVEKYYPSEERQLVENAKEVIATISALPKNMDNYGVIHTDIHSGNFFYDGEQIHVFDFDDASYHWFASDIAIPLYYSIIYRIPASEEAERYRFGQLFLDAFIEGYQQANQLPEGWKEHVPLFLMLRDIVLYAVLHKKIAPEDRDEKLQAMMEEIADRIRNKRPIMNIG is encoded by the coding sequence ATGGAAAAAGCTGTGGAGACATTGCTGACACAGGAATTGTTAGATGAATTCCTAGAGCGTTTCAGCTTAGAGAGGGAAGTTAAAAAACTTGGTGACTTTGAAAATTATGTTTTTGAAACTTCTAAAAATGGCCAGCCGTATATATTGCGGCTTACCCATAGTTCCCACCGAAACAAAGAAGAAATTTTATCAGAGTTGGACTGGATGAGGCATTTAAACAAAAAAGGTTTATCAGTACCTGAGGTCTTTTCATCCGAAAGCGGTCTTTTCGTGGAAGAAATTCCTGCATCTGATGAGAGTATGTTTTATGGATGCTTAACTGCAAAAGCGAACGGGACAGCCATCAGTGTCCGTTCTGAACTATTCAATAGAGAACTGTTCAGTAAATGGGGAGAAACAACTGGAAGAATGCATTGCGCCACAAAATCTTATAAGCCATCTGAAGGCATAAAAAAGCGCGGCAGCTGGGACGAGGACGAACTGCTCAATGTTGAAAAGTATTATCCTTCCGAGGAGAGGCAATTAGTAGAAAACGCGAAAGAAGTGATTGCCACGATTTCCGCCCTTCCGAAAAACATGGATAATTATGGCGTTATCCATACGGATATCCATTCCGGGAATTTCTTTTATGATGGAGAACAGATTCACGTTTTCGACTTCGACGATGCGAGTTATCATTGGTTCGCTTCAGATATTGCGATACCCTTGTACTACTCAATCATTTATCGAATCCCTGCCAGCGAGGAAGCAGAGCGATATCGCTTTGGCCAGTTGTTTCTGGATGCTTTTATTGAAGGATATCAACAAGCGAATCAGCTGCCAGAAGGCTGGAAGGAGCACGTTCCGTTGTTCTTGATGCTCCGGGATATTGTCCTGTACGCAGTATTGCATAAAAAAATCGCCCCAGAGGATCGGGACGAAAAATTACAGGCAATGATGGAAGAAATCGCAGACAGAATCAGGAACAAACGGCCGATAATGAATATTGGTTAA
- a CDS encoding aspartyl-phosphate phosphatase Spo0E family protein, producing the protein MYQSQNALLKEIDRVRELMVAAAMETGYTSDETIYRSQELDRLIYEYQTLCKETEIQRQKAKVLFRQMILLTKKQYILSLA; encoded by the coding sequence GTGTATCAATCGCAAAATGCTTTGTTGAAGGAAATTGATCGCGTTAGGGAATTGATGGTGGCTGCTGCTATGGAAACTGGATACACGAGTGACGAAACAATCTATCGAAGCCAGGAACTAGACCGTCTCATCTATGAATATCAAACTTTATGCAAAGAGACAGAAATACAGCGTCAAAAAGCAAAGGTTTTATTTAGACAAATGATTCTGCTCACAAAGAAACAATATATCTTATCACTTGCATAA
- a CDS encoding methylthioribulose 1-phosphate dehydratase: MSILESKWEELADVKAELAERDWFMGTSGNLAIKVKSDPVQFLVTASGKDKRKRTDEDFLLVDQYGRPVEETHLKPSAETLLHVEVYKKTNAGCSLHVHTIDNNVISEVYGDRGEVQFQGQELIKAFNIWEEDAVLKIPIIPNYAHIPSLAKSFSEHVKGDTGAVLIRNHGITVWGRNAFEAKKILEATEFLFRYQLRLLEHKPFQLFKVV, encoded by the coding sequence ATGAGCATTTTAGAATCGAAGTGGGAAGAACTGGCGGATGTAAAGGCCGAACTGGCAGAGCGTGATTGGTTCATGGGAACTAGCGGCAACCTTGCGATTAAAGTGAAAAGCGACCCGGTGCAATTCCTTGTGACGGCAAGTGGAAAGGATAAGCGGAAAAGAACTGATGAAGACTTTTTGCTTGTTGACCAATACGGCCGGCCGGTGGAGGAAACACATCTGAAGCCTTCTGCCGAAACACTGCTCCATGTCGAGGTATACAAGAAGACAAATGCTGGATGCAGCCTCCATGTCCATACGATTGATAACAATGTCATCTCCGAAGTCTATGGAGACAGGGGCGAGGTGCAATTCCAGGGACAGGAATTAATTAAGGCTTTCAATATTTGGGAGGAAGATGCCGTCCTCAAAATTCCCATTATTCCAAATTATGCGCATATCCCAAGCCTTGCTAAGTCATTCTCAGAGCACGTAAAAGGGGATACTGGCGCAGTCCTTATCCGTAACCATGGCATTACAGTCTGGGGCAGGAACGCATTTGAAGCTAAAAAAATTCTCGAAGCTACTGAGTTTTTATTCCGTTACCAGTTAAGATTACTCGAGCACAAGCCATTCCAATTGTTCAAGGTAGTTTAA
- a CDS encoding hemerythrin domain-containing protein, translated as MTGCMSGINQDSSFTLSAGLQQLKNEHPALLEMLSTLLDISLKIEEGEQMEENFSKLRERVIEFLAELEPHSEREEGVLFEMMASYIGREMGPIAVMEYEHDQAKRFIGTFLHNTKDGTTGFTNEKMIENAQMIKNANYTLVSHFAKEESILFPMAENMFSEEEKQELAARIKLI; from the coding sequence ATGACAGGCTGTATGAGTGGTATTAACCAGGATTCAAGTTTTACATTAAGTGCAGGTCTTCAACAACTTAAAAATGAACATCCAGCTTTATTGGAGATGCTTTCGACCCTTTTGGATATTTCATTGAAAATTGAGGAAGGGGAGCAAATGGAGGAGAATTTCTCGAAGCTGAGAGAGAGGGTCATTGAGTTCTTGGCTGAGCTTGAGCCCCATTCTGAGCGAGAGGAAGGCGTATTGTTTGAGATGATGGCTTCCTATATTGGAAGGGAGATGGGGCCAATTGCAGTTATGGAATACGAACATGACCAGGCAAAACGATTCATTGGAACCTTCCTCCATAACACCAAAGATGGCACGACAGGTTTTACAAATGAGAAAATGATCGAAAATGCACAAATGATAAAAAATGCAAACTACACTTTGGTGAGCCACTTCGCTAAAGAAGAAAGCATTCTTTTCCCAATGGCAGAGAATATGTTCAGCGAGGAAGAAAAACAGGAGCTGGCAGCACGTATAAAACTAATTTAA